The Ornithodoros turicata isolate Travis chromosome 7, ASM3712646v1, whole genome shotgun sequence genome includes a region encoding these proteins:
- the LOC135400369 gene encoding 26S proteasome non-ATPase regulatory subunit 9-like: protein MTKSNIRCATVTTTVNMEEHKQRLVQLDATKREIENKISAQKAILDANNIGMDEPLIDSQGFPRSDIDVYKVRHARHNIICLMNDHKAIMREIETALHRFHGSVPSASANHATSSVGHGLAGTSGTEKPFAVITDVEEGSPAQLAGLRSDDLIVKFGSVNGENFKNVNDIAAVVRHSVGKPLNISVKRRSNILPVVLTPKPWAGKGMLGFKFNSL from the coding sequence ATGACGAAATCGAACATCCGTTGTGCTACAGTTACTACAACAGTGAATATGGAGGAACACAAACAACGGCTAGTGCAGCTGGATGCCACGAAACGGGAAATTGAGAACAAAATTTCTGCTCAAAAGGCTATCTTAGATGCCAACAACATAGGTATGGACGAACCGCTGATTGATAGTCAGGGTTTTCCGCGATCAGATATCGACGTTTATAAGGTTCGCCATGCAAGGCACAATATTATTTGCCTTATGAATGACCACAAAGCCATTATGCGCGAAATTGAGACCGCCTTGCACCGTTTTCATGGGAGTGTACCCTCTGCAAGTGCAAATCACGCCACGTCTTCAGTTGGACATGGGCTAGCAGGTACCTCGGGAACAGAGAAGCCTTTTGCCGTCATCACTGATGTCGAAGAAGGATCGCCCGCACAGCTAGCAGGATTGCGGTCGGATGACTTGATCGTAAAGTTTGGATCGGTTAACGGTGAAAACTTCAAGAACGTCAATGACATTGCCGCAGTTGTGCGCCATAGCGTGGGCAAGCCGCTGAACATTTCTGTGAAACGACGAAGTAACATACTGCCAGTCGTACTTACACCGAAGCCGTGGGCTGGCAAAGGGATGTTGGGCTTTAAATTCAATTCCCTTTGA